CATCAGATCGTCGGTTTCATGATTTACGAACTCCATAAATCGATGATTCAGGTACTCAACTTTGCCGTCGCCCCCGAATTTCGGCAGCAGGGCATCGGACGACAGATGGTACAACGCGTAGTTGATAAACTGTCTCAGCAGCGCCGTCGGGAGATCGCTCTGGAAGTTCGGGAAACGAACCTGCCAGCCCAGCTCTTCTTCCGTAAAATGGATTTCCGTGCAGTTTCCGTTTTGCGAAACTACTTCGAAGATGCGGGCGAAGATGCCTACGTCCTGCAATACCGACTGGAGCGTTCTGAACAGGATTTTGCCCCCGGCCTTTCCCCCAAAAGCCGGATCAGCAATTATCTGGACGCGTCTGACGCTGCCTGAAATTGACAGCACATGACCACACACCTGCCAGATGAGACTGCTTCCCCTCTTCCTTCGTCAGTCATTCAGGTGCGTGGAGTTCGGGTTCATAACCTGAAAAATATCGACCTTGATATTCCCCTGAATCAACTGATTGCGGTCTGCGGTGTCAGCGGTTCAGGCAAGACCAGCCTGGCCTTCGACACCCTCTACGCGGAAGGACAGAGACGGTATCTGGAAACCCTCTCTCCCTCTGCGCGACAGTATCTGAATCAGCTTCCCAAACCGGATGCGGACCAGATCACCCAAATCCCCCCGGCAATTGCCCTCAGGCAGAATACCAGCCAGCGTCACTTTACCTCCAGAGGCCGGGAATCAACCGCTGGTATTGAATCAGGAATCCAGCACTACCTGCGACTTCTATTTACCGCTTCCGGCCAGATTTTCTGTCCAGACTGCCAGATTCCGATCTCTCCGCAGTCACCAGAAAGCGTGCTGGCATTGATAAAAACCTTACCTGCTGGCATACGTTATCAGATCTGTTATCCAGTCACGACGGGAGAGCAATCGTTATCGGAAATCATACAGGAGCTGAAACAGCAGGGGCTCAATCGCGTGATCCTGCATCACGAAGAGTACCAGCTCGCAGACGACCTGACCGTACCGTTGTCTGAATTCGATACCGAACAAAATGAAATCCTGGTTGTACTCGATCGCCTCACGACCAGGTCAATCGACGACCAGCGCATTCTCGAGAGTCTGGAATTCGCCTTCACTGAATCTTCAGGTCAGGCAACCCTGATAGTGATGGAACCTCTCTCAGAACAGACAACCGGAACTCCCTTTCAAATCGGTCAGCAGCAATCTTTTCGATTTGACTTTTCAACCGACCTGTTCTGCCCGCAATGCCGGCGGGAATTTGCGCAACCAGAGCCACAGCTCTTCAATTTTTTCAGCCCCAGCGGCGCGTGTTCCCATTGCGGGGGATCAGGAATTATTACTGAATCATCCAGCATAAGTTCTGCAGAATCCTGCCCCCACTGCCAGGGCAGCCGCCTGAATCCGTCTGCGTTAGCTGTCTTTATCCATGAACTGAATATCCACCAGCTCGGTCTACTCCCGATCCAGCAGATCACTGCCTGGCTGAAACAATTTAAGGAAGGACTGGGTTCAACAGAAGCTCAACCACTGGCCCCTGTGTTACGTGAGATCGGGGAACGACTCTCTCTGCTGAACGAACTGGGATTAGGCTATCTGACTTTGAATCGAACACGTTCCACACTCTCCAGTGGTGAAATTCAGAGAACGGCTCTCACTTCCCTGTTATCATCCAATCTGGTCAACACCCTTTATGTACTGGATGAACCTTCCTCAGGACTACACCCCGCCGACAGCCATCGTGTCATTTCCGTGCTACAAAAATTACGACAGTTGAACAACACACTGCTCATTGTCGAACATGATGCTGCCTTTATTCGCGCTGCAGAGCAGATCATTGAACTGGGTCCGGAAGCAGGCAAGGCAGGGGGAGAAGTCGTCTTTTCTGGTTCTCTGGAAGCGCTGATGTCCTGCGACAGATCGCCCACCAGCCGATTCCTGAATGCAGCAGAAATCGGGTCTCTGAAATCAGAACCCGACCGTCAAGCTTCAGAATGGATCACGCTGACTGACGCAACGCAAAATAATTTGCAGAGCATCACCGTGAAATTTCCCCTGCGACAACTCTGTGTTGTGACCGGAATCAGTGG
The sequence above is a segment of the Gimesia algae genome. Coding sequences within it:
- the rimI gene encoding ribosomal protein S18-alanine N-acetyltransferase — encoded protein: MSLNQPPNQDVMVQIRWLIRRDMPEVLRIEEESFEYTWSEEYFLSCLRQRNCIGMVAEHNHQIVGFMIYELHKSMIQVLNFAVAPEFRQQGIGRQMVQRVVDKLSQQRRREIALEVRETNLPAQLFFRKMDFRAVSVLRNYFEDAGEDAYVLQYRLERSEQDFAPGLSPKSRISNYLDASDAA
- a CDS encoding excinuclease ABC subunit UvrA, whose amino-acid sequence is MTTHLPDETASPLPSSVIQVRGVRVHNLKNIDLDIPLNQLIAVCGVSGSGKTSLAFDTLYAEGQRRYLETLSPSARQYLNQLPKPDADQITQIPPAIALRQNTSQRHFTSRGRESTAGIESGIQHYLRLLFTASGQIFCPDCQIPISPQSPESVLALIKTLPAGIRYQICYPVTTGEQSLSEIIQELKQQGLNRVILHHEEYQLADDLTVPLSEFDTEQNEILVVLDRLTTRSIDDQRILESLEFAFTESSGQATLIVMEPLSEQTTGTPFQIGQQQSFRFDFSTDLFCPQCRREFAQPEPQLFNFFSPSGACSHCGGSGIITESSSISSAESCPHCQGSRLNPSALAVFIHELNIHQLGLLPIQQITAWLKQFKEGLGSTEAQPLAPVLREIGERLSLLNELGLGYLTLNRTRSTLSSGEIQRTALTSLLSSNLVNTLYVLDEPSSGLHPADSHRVISVLQKLRQLNNTLLIVEHDAAFIRAAEQIIELGPEAGKAGGEVVFSGSLEALMSCDRSPTSRFLNAAEIGSLKSEPDRQASEWITLTDATQNNLQSITVKFPLRQLCVVTGISGSGKSSLIEQTLFPLLAAQLSETQFSPIDYGCQSLSGADQIDEVILLDHSLTGQNPRSIPATYLNLFDEIRSIFATTPDARLRNLSPGHFSFNSKSGGRCPVCKGTGKIEIDLQFLADLTMDCQECHGKRYQRELLEIKYRKLNIAEVLELTVDEAFPFFRGQPALQRKLKQLKDVGLGYLPLGQPLPTLSGGECQRLKLAAYLNTSSRNKTLFLMNEPTRGLHPLDIQYVLNCFNYLLTAGHSIILNEHNLDLIRAADHIIDLGPEAGAEGGHIVVTGTPAEVAAHPTSYTGQALNQKFS